The segment TGCAGCATCAGTGAAGGACTGCCTCTCCCTTTCAAAAGTCCGCCTCTGATGATCGAGCTCTGCCCAGCGCACCTGAAGACGCTCCCACTCTTCCAAAAAATAGGAATCAGCCAGCTCAGAGGGGACAGGTGATGCGACGCTATCCTACAGACAGAAACCAAGGAGAGTATTTAAGTCCAACAGTAGCAATAAATCACtatgagagagagtgtgtgtaatAAAGAATCATACCTGCAGCAGTTGCTGTTGTAGTTTGACAAGCTGTTGACTCGCCTTCAGTTCGGTTTCTAGTTGAGCCAGAAGCTTGTCATGGTCAGTACCAACAGTGTGGcctacacacaaacaacaaagatcatATTCATTACACTGATGTTTCTCAAACATAACAGAAGGAAGCAAAAACAGGAAGACTTTGTCTGGGAAGTTGAAGGCAAACCTACAaagtttaatctttttttttagtaaatggTGAAAGAGAACATATCAAATAGTCGCTTTAAAGATTATTCAATGGGGATTTTTACCTTCAGATAAGACGTCACCCAGTCTCCTCTGCACCAGTTTCCAACTCTGAACCACACCTCCTGTCACATGGTCACCAAGCGCCACCTCAGCTTCATCCAAccttttgtcttcattttgGGCCTCATCCTCAACATCCACAGTGTCTGACAaggtcttaaaaaaaaaaaaaaaaaaaaaggttagaCTGGTTTGTTATGTAGAGTACATACATTAACTTTCAACACTGAGAGTTCATTCAACCTTGGAATCAGTACTGATCTATTTTCACAACATTCCTCAGCAGATGTTTGCTCAGAAGTTGACGTTTtccatttttgccatttttcagGACACTTTAAGGACTTCTTATCCAAGGTGGTgttcaatgaatgaatgaatgaatgaatgaatgaatgaatgtttaaatTAACTTTCTAGCTCCAGATCAGCTTCTAAATGGACCTTGTATATTGTTTTGTTAATTGCATTTTCCAAGGgcaagaatgaacttttaatCTAAATTTTAGGCCAACATAACCTAAAAGTCCTTAAATTGCTTAAAACAGCTGAAACTgcttatattttcatatatgatCAAATGCTCCAGAACAGCTGTCCTTTTTAAAGTCATCCTTTTTTGTTCACTTAGTATTTGGCAAATGTCTCTTAGGTCCACAGACTGATGCCAGTTATTGACCAGCACAGGAAAAGACTCTTCTTTCCTCACCTGCTCCATGTCGACTCTGAGTGCATGGAGTAAAGTGGTGAGGCTGTGGCGCAGCTTCATCGCCTCTCTGAGCTCTGCTTCTCTGCGCTCCAACATCAGACGTAGTGTTGCCTCCTCTCTCCTACAAGGTGGAGAGAGCGACTAAAGATCAGAAAGAGGCAGAGGGCGCATTTGTAAGCAGACAGTGCATGACAACAGCCGCCTTACTTTGCACTAGGCCTGAATGATTTGCTTGGCTGTTCTCTTTTGCCTCGAACTCCAGGTGGAAAGTTCAGCACCTCGATGGCTGGATAGAAAAATGCAAGGTGGTAAATGTTGAGTGTTGTCAGTATGTGAGAGAGGCAAATACGGGACAGAGTGAGTCTCACAGGgtcctttctctctgtgtctgtcagtcagctgtgacagccgctccTTCAGTCTGTTGCTGTGCTGCTCTCGACGCCTCAGCTCTGCGTCCTGCTGGTTACATCGCAGCTGCAGGCGGGTGCACTGGAAAGAGGGTAGAGAGGATtttcaggaggaggagaaatagTGTAAAGGTATTCAGATAGTTATATATTCCGCAATATGCGCCTCACTTTGGCCCGTTCACATCTCAGCATGTCCTGAAGCCTGGCCACATGCTCATCACTTTCTTTGAGTTGCTCCTACaagataagatttttttttcacagaattaGAAGCACTAATCATTTACTTGAGTCGTTTAATTTTTACTCACCCTAAGTGAGTCTCTTTGGTCCCTGTGCTCCTCCCTGTCAGCCCACCAGGAGGCGCTGTGAGAGAGCTCAGTCAGAGGGTTGGGGCTGGGGTCCCTCAGCAGAAAGGAGTCTGTAGTAGAGCACAGGAGCCAGGAGAAAGAAGGCCACTTAAAGACAGGATGACAGTGGTGATCAGAGGAAAAGGAAGATGAGACTGTGAGTGtgaatgtatatattttatttattattctgtttGAAGCAGTGTGGCCCTTTGGCTCATGTATCAGGTAAAATACAGACACTATTACCTGAGTACTCCTGGCGTCTTCCAGCCCTCCTCTGACCAAACCTGGAAGACATCTGGGCGCCACTTTCACATTTTATCAACAAACGGACATTTTACTCACATGCAAATGTAACTGGTGTGCAACAGGTTCAACACAATAGGTGCACTCATTTCCAGGATAACATGCCTCTTTGACGCCtttaaaaattacaaacatGGATGACCCCTCACATGTCTGTTACCTTACCTGAGCAGTTCACTTTCCTCAGACAGACGCTGCCTCTTATACTTCCAGGTGATGGCACTTCTGCTAATTACCAGCGACAATGAGCGTGCAGCCGCACATTGTTTTTGAGTCAAACTGCTTTCTACCAAACTTTTACTTGGTTTTGATATGGTTAACTTCATTTATTTAAGAGTTTGTGGACTCAATTCAAAGTAACATCTATGATGGGAGTTCATAAATTGGATGGATGTTCATAATCCCAAACACAATGAGATTTAAACGCTCAGCTGATGTAGGTTTAGATCGGTATTTCTTGTTCCAAATTTCTCACAATGTCATTATTGAGAGATCTGGCACCTGTCAGGTGAATTTGAGCATGGATTAATAAAGCAAACACACTGagtgttttcattaaaaatactacaaataaCTATATAAAAGTCTTACAAATCTTCCAGGACCatgtgtgttaaaaaaaaccacacatgTGATTTGGGTTTAGATCAGCATTTCTTGTCACACAGTTCTCATGTCATTATTAAGGCATCATCTGTCAAGTACTAATTGATGAATGGAGAAAATGTCACATAAATGATagttttttcattaaaaatactacaaacagcaacacataACACTTAGAAATCTTCCAGGACCCTGTgtgtaaagttaaaaaaaaaaaacctcccaaaGTTGACGAATTGTAATTTACATGAATCCATAGTTAGTGAATGGTTTTGCATGTCAGGTGTTATCCTGTAGATTTATGACAGTGTGGCCTGACGTTCACCATAATCACTATTTGTGAGTTACTAAACCATGATTTAAACAAATGAACTCTATCCAGCAGTTTGCATATTCTTGGAAATGTTGCCATATCtttcagtttacaatgaaatCAAACCAAGAGGCTCCAGTACAACCTCTACGTAGCCTCTTCATTCAGTTGTTTTGGtagcaacaacaaactgaaCCGTGTATGAATCATGTCTCAGAAACAATGTGTTAAAAACAGTcatactttcttttttcttattctaTTTGCAGAAAAgattgatacatatatatatataaaaatcacaTACAGCAATTCCTCAGTGTCCCAAAAAGAAGTTTAATTTCTAAAAGGTTGCCCACAGTAGCAAAGTTAAGAAAGATACAGGCTAACAGTAGTAAAAATTTTGGTTGATTGGAATATGATTCCAGTGTGGAAAACAATTAATGCAACAAGTCACTGCAGCATGATTcattaaatacaaacaatatttgGAACTTTTGAACAGAGATATTAAAGttggctatttttttttctaaacattAAATCTGCTCCCAGGTTTCACTATCCAAATAGTGTAAGGccttgatgtgtgttttttttttttaaattaaagataGTAACATATAGGCTAATAAAAGCAACCTTAACAGGCTGttaaatatatacagaaaatgGACGGGATGAAAGGTTATTCAACAATCACATGCCCTGCACTGATAGGGTTAAAGTCTGTACCATGTTGTTGTACCTCAGAATGGTAGAAACACCTTTACCATTGCCAGACAAATACATGAATGGTTTAAGACACTAATCAGTTAAGCTCAAAGGCTCTCAGTATGTCTGTTGGCCACATACACAGATAAGTCTTACTCTTATGTCTGTAGTGTTTTATGAAGACACACAATATGaaatacagtgtgtatataacACATGTTCTTATTCTTGAATGGCAACTggtttttaattaatgtttgaTTGATTCTCCACctgcagcacaaaacacaagagGAGGTTGCACTTTCAATAGCCAATCAAATGGGCTGAATTTCACTGACATAAACAGTAAATTGAGACCAGACATTTTTAGTGCTGGCTAAACCAAGAATGCCTTAATCATTAGTCATGTTAGTGTCAATAATAATTTCTGCCCATTTTTTTGAACATGTAGAGTTTGACCCTGCTTAAatgtagggctgggcaatattattatattatatcgatattatatcgatattgtgatatgagactagatatcgtctttgattttggatatcgtaatattgtgatatggcataagtgttgtcttttcctggttttaaaggctacattacagtaattttctgaacttactagactgttctagctgttctattatttgacTTTATCCACTTattcattatatccacattactaatgatttatcaataatttcattgtgtaaatattctgTGAGAGCACCAATAGTATATTGTTGCAATATCAAtagaggtatttggtcaaacaTATTGTGATacttgattttgtccatatcacccagccctactTTAATGTAACAGATGGGAGTTATGATACCATTAGTTTTGGTAAACAAGTGGACCAATTCCCCTCCCGAACCCATCAGCCCCATGTCCCATCATCCCAAGAggagctgctggcagatctaCAGCGACATCAAGTAGAGGTGAAGACAGCCTTCGACGGATAAATACAGAAATCCTCCATGTTTCTTTCTGCTCTATGTAAAAAAGAGAGATAATAAGGAAACACTCAttaaaaccaaaatataaaaaaggcaGCTGTAAACCCACACAGGTATTATTCACTTGTTttgcctgattagacctctgctcatGGGCGTTtaccaagcccccaggaacagtgccgggctttgaagccaatttgacatagcagccaaaccgtgtaattcCATCACGTGATGCTACTGGGCCAAAAAAGACTctttcccatagacttacattgaaagagatgtctgtagatcagcagatacatttttttgagcatcacaacccctctgaaatgactcgtttcactatcaaaatttgatccattcagtctgatcaTAGACTGAATACAGCGTTGGGCCCCACCTCCAAagctgtatccagttctctttatatatCCACGGCATGTACAGACTGAGCTTGAATGACATCTCcctcacacttttttttaactttgttgcacctgtaagGGCAGGACAACTTAGCAGGccatatttttggcatttttaatgaACCTGTACATAgtggctcactgtcacaacttACTGAaacacttaaaggaccagtatgtaagatttagtggcatctagcagtgaggttgcataTTGgaaccaactgaatacccctgccctcaccctccccttccaagcgtgtaggagaacccacagtggccgcaaaactcgtgaaaaacatgaaaggccctctctagagtcagtgtttggtttgtctgttcaggtctactgtagaaacatggcagtgcaacatggcagtcTCCATGGAAGAGGATCCACTCCCTCTATAGATATAATGGCCtcaatcaaaagaaaacacaacaatttttattttcattggattatacactaattaaaacatacttatgaatattatattccatttctgccaagtctgttccgctagatgccactaaattctacaaactgcacctttaaatgcaACAGTGTCATGTtatcagtaacacctgtgctttttacTGCTATTGACAAGTCAAACAACTGTTGTGAAAATGGCTTCGTCTTAATGGTACTTTGGTGACGTCACATAATTCCCTGCAATGCTCCCTCTAACGTCAACCTGAGCAGAAGTCCAATCAGCAatataactgaaaacacctgtgtggacCTTTAATATAGTAATGTTACACAGCAGTTACTATACTTTATAACAGGAGCACATCATcataatgatatatatatatatatatacacacatatataaaataatgatataatttcTTATAATCATGGAATATTATAGGTGGATGCATTATTCATATTATATTTGAATTaccacaaatatatatatacatatatatatatatatacacacacacatatatacatacatatacatatacacatatatatgtaacaacatattctttttttttttttgtctgtccaacagtccaaaactagaaaataaatctcacatttgagaagctgtaacaATCCAGTGTTTGTCCTTTGAGCTTAAattgaattgattaattatcTATTAATCAACTTATTGTTTCAACTCTATTTCAAACTGAAGTATAATTCAAACTTATTCACATTTGCCTTTGGCTTCATGAGGTGGACAAGCATTTATATCAAAAATAAAGTACAGTAGAGAACAAATCATAGTAGAGCACAATAAATAGgcctaaataaaaaaataaaaataaataaactatcaGCTTTATTAGAGCCAAAACAATTAGTCAGTTATTACTAatttgatcaacagaaaattaatctgcaatttATTTTATCGTTAATCATTCAACaagcattttcactgttttctgacattttgtagagcAAACGATTATTCGgtttattgagaaaataatcagcagattaaccaaataaaaaacaaaacaaaaaaacaacagccc is part of the Thunnus albacares chromosome 3, fThuAlb1.1, whole genome shotgun sequence genome and harbors:
- the si:ch211-286b5.4 gene encoding afadin- and alpha-actinin-binding protein B isoform X3; amino-acid sequence: MKLTISKPSKSLVESSLTQKQCAAARSLSLVISRSAITWKYKRQRLSEESELLSGAQMSSRFGQRRAGRRQEYSDSFLLRDPSPNPLTELSHSASWWADREEHRDQRDSLREQLKESDEHVARLQDMLRCERAKCTRLQLRCNQQDAELRRREQHSNRLKERLSQLTDRHREKGPSIEVLNFPPGVRGKREQPSKSFRPSAKREEATLRLMLERREAELREAMKLRHSLTTLLHALRVDMEQTLSDTVDVEDEAQNEDKRLDEAEVALGDHVTGGVVQSWKLVQRRLGDVLSEGHTVGTDHDKLLAQLETELKASQQLVKLQQQLLQDSVASPVPSELADSYFLEEWERLQVRWAELDHQRRTFERERQSFTDAAIRLSHERRDFEQQKAFLLKQQYLCDSPQFDKEAQSSNRQESTALNFSGLGPNNISGCLPITPSSTESGPAAVSGLHQGGVRVQTPSTPELYSALNLSYNCRDGDHQSETWGVGTDRMVHPPQAPHLDWSF
- the si:ch211-286b5.4 gene encoding afadin- and alpha-actinin-binding protein B isoform X4, with translation MKLTISKPSKSLVESSLTQKQCAAARSLSLVISRSAITWKYKRQRLSEESELLSGAQMSSRFGQRRAGRRQEYSDSFLLRDPSPNPLTELSHSASWWADREEHRDQRDSLREQLKESDEHVARLQDMLRCERAKCTRLQLRCNQQDAELRRREQHSNRLKERLSQLTDRHREKGPSIEVLNFPPGVRGKREQPSKSFRPSAKREEATLRLMLERREAELREAMKLRHSLTTLLHALRVDMEQTLSDTVDVEDEAQNEDKRLDEAEVALGDHVTGGVVQSWKLVQRRLGDVLSEGHTVGTDHDKLLAQLETELKASQQLVKLQQQLLQDSVASPVPSELADSYFLEEWERLQVRWAELDHQRRTFERERQSFTDAAIRLSHERRDFEQQKAFLLKQQYLCDSPQFDKEAQSSNRQESTALSLGPNNISGCLPITPSSTESGPAAVSGLHQGGVRVQTPSTPELYSALNLSYNCRDGDHQSETWGVGTDRMVHPPQAPHLDWSF
- the si:ch211-286b5.4 gene encoding afadin- and alpha-actinin-binding protein B isoform X2 → MKLTISKPSKSLVESSLTQKQCAAARSLSLVISRSAITWKYKRQRLSEESELLSGAQMSSRFGQRRAGRRQEYSDSFLLRDPSPNPLTELSHSASWWADREEHRDQRDSLREQLKESDEHVARLQDMLRCERAKCTRLQLRCNQQDAELRRREQHSNRLKERLSQLTDRHREKGPSIEVLNFPPGVRGKREQPSKSFRPSAKREEATLRLMLERREAELREAMKLRHSLTTLLHALRVDMEQTLSDTVDVEDEAQNEDKRLDEAEVALGDHVTGGVVQSWKLVQRRLGDVLSEGHTVGTDHDKLLAQLETELKASQQLVKLQQQLLQDSVASPVPSELADSYFLEEWERLQVRWAELDHQRRTFERERQSFTDAAIRLSHERRDFEQQKAFLLKQQYLCDSPQFDKEAQSSNRQESTALSLGPNNISGCLPITPSSTESGPAAVSGLHQGGVRVQTPSTPELYSALNLSYNCRLVKTRFYSRDGDHQSETWGVGTDRMVHPPQAPHLDWSF
- the si:ch211-286b5.4 gene encoding afadin- and alpha-actinin-binding protein B isoform X1, with product MKLTISKPSKSLVESSLTQKQCAAARSLSLVISRSAITWKYKRQRLSEESELLSGAQMSSRFGQRRAGRRQEYSDSFLLRDPSPNPLTELSHSASWWADREEHRDQRDSLREQLKESDEHVARLQDMLRCERAKCTRLQLRCNQQDAELRRREQHSNRLKERLSQLTDRHREKGPSIEVLNFPPGVRGKREQPSKSFRPSAKREEATLRLMLERREAELREAMKLRHSLTTLLHALRVDMEQTLSDTVDVEDEAQNEDKRLDEAEVALGDHVTGGVVQSWKLVQRRLGDVLSEGHTVGTDHDKLLAQLETELKASQQLVKLQQQLLQDSVASPVPSELADSYFLEEWERLQVRWAELDHQRRTFERERQSFTDAAIRLSHERRDFEQQKAFLLKQQYLCDSPQFDKEAQSSNRQESTALNFSGLGPNNISGCLPITPSSTESGPAAVSGLHQGGVRVQTPSTPELYSALNLSYNCRLVKTRFYSRDGDHQSETWGVGTDRMVHPPQAPHLDWSF